AACTATTAGATATATGATTTAATTGTGTGTGTCctgctaaaaaaaaaaaagaaactagacattgtacttaaattttaaagtaaatcaAGTAAATGATAAAATGAGTAACGTCAAGTCATTAAATGAAGTGATtttttactgaaaaaaaaaatatcccaATTTAAAACACCCTCACTGAACAgtacatattaattatattttgacattaaattaactctgaatttttccaaaaaaaaaatgtcaacctAAAAGAATAATCCAACATAATTTATAGTGAATCTAATAAGACCCTCAAACTCAACAAAcctaaaagttttataaatagttaaatatacaaattctGAGTGGTATGTACTACCACCATGTTTATATATTGATGCCCTGTGTGTCATCTTAatctatcatatatatatataggtgcTGGTCGTCTAATGAGGCATTTACATGCCAAAGGAATTCCAATTTGCTTAGCAACAAGGTACCTTCAATCATCTTTTGTTTATGATATACTTATTTTGAAGGATTTTTTCATGCAAAGTTGTCCTGACAATTTCTCTCACAGTTCTCACAAGCGACACTTTGAAGTAAAAACTCAAAGACATCGTGAACTATTCTCTCTGTTGCATCATGTTGTTGTTGGCGATGACTTTGAAGTTAAGCATGGCAAGCCTTCCCCAGATATATTTCTTGCAGCAGCCAAGAGATTTGAGGTGCAGcaaaataagaaattgttttgttttgtagttATGTAATGATTTTCATTGACCCTAAATTGTCTGTGAACAGGATGGACCGGTAGATCCTCGTAACATTCTGGTTTTTGAAGATTCACCCTCTGGAGTTCTTGCAGCTAAGAGAGCAGGAATGTAAGAGAATTGAAGCATTGAACAATGTAGTTTCATGGTGGTATTAGAATATGATGTTGAATTGATAAATGTTTGGTGGTTAGGTCTGTTGTTATGGTCCCTGATCCAAGGCTGGATAAAAGTTTTCAGAAGTTACCGGATCAAGTTTTGAACTCACTGTTGGACTTCGACCCTGTGGAGTGGGGTTTGCCTCCTTTTTGAAGATATCACTGGGAGATGGATGAAGTTGGAATTCTGTTACTGTTATGCTTCAGTCACAAAAAGTTTCATATAGTTTTTATCACTGCTTTTATGAGTTAATCATAATCTGTTCTTGTTGAATAATTGGACCCCTGTTGACTAGCTCTTGAACATTGTGTTGGGGAAAGAGCTCCAACCTTAATGGGCCAAATAGTTCTATGATTCTTGTATCTGCTTTATGATCatgtttttatctctttttaataattaaaaaagaaaaatttgatacagattttttataatattttactataatatacatgtcatttatttattacttattattattattattttaaatttaataaaaaatatataatactgtatgatattaaaaaatgttgtaaaagaAATCTGTATTGGTATGCGTTGGTCACATCttaataagtaaattaaaatttatttggaaTTCTATTAATAATGGGTGACCTGTTTAATTGGATATACAATCAAAGTGGGCCAAATAGTTCTATTGGACCATCAATGTTCTATTGGGTGTAATTAGTAGAGGTTTAAGATTCTCTCTGTCTTTTTCCATTTCAATCCCATTTTTTATGTTCTATTTTCTCCATAATTGTTTCTTCTTAGTCTATTTTTATTCTGATTTGATTTTAGCCATATGCTTTcgtataattatattataattataataataaaaaaagaagaagataacattatattataattataataataaaaaaatatagcacgtcaaaaaaagtgatttctcatattaaccctaataatatatacaaatatagcaaaaacataaaaattaaattggtaCATGTATACTATATAACCAGAATATTAGATTAActaacaaaaagataaatttgttCATACTTTGTTTactataaataatgttttgtatgttttaaaatatgaaaaaataaaaaatataacattttaatatttaacataagTCTATTTTTTCCTTATAGACACAAttgattatgatttttttaaaatatgtatatttatgttagttttgtttttaattgtttatcttTTTACCTTTTCCAAATTTagttaggattttttttttaatttttaaaggcATGCATGTTCtaaaacacacacaaaaagaatcatttcaaaaagtaaaatatattttaaaaatgattttattttacctttttaaaaaagtgacGTCTCAcataaaacttgttttattttttattttttaatttagtctgttttaaaagttcatttcaattttttgaaaataaaagtgttttcaaacaaactttatattatattttataaaattaaaagaaaatcagtgttttaaaatgtactttttaataacaatcatatttcaaaacattttttttaaaccaccTTACATGCATGTTTAACTTTATCTATTTCAGCTATTAAAAAAAcagtaattaaataaataattttcagaaTTTGATTCGCcagtaaataaacaaataatttgtgAGAATTTGATTCGCCCAATAGCACAAATTGAGATATTCGCATCTAAAGCAAATCAGGAACACGATTTGAAACCGCCGTGGTAGATCGGACACTGGAGAAGAAGTTTGCActgtttcttcatttttttcggACAATGGCCGATCTCTCCGGTGTGGTCTCTGTTAGAAAGCCAATCACCCACGTCATTTTCGATATGGACGGTCTCTTGCTAGGTATTCCATCAATCTTTAACCCACATTCTCGTTTTAGAACATAGTTTCTTAAACACATGCGTTCAAGTTTTATTGCTTACTGGCAGTGCTCTTGTTTTTTTGATTTTTAAGTTGGATAAAATTTCTGCTGAAAGCTTCTGTTGGTTTGGGAATTCCATTCTGTTGCAGACACTGAAAAGTTCTATACAGAAGTCCAGGAATTGATACTTGCTAGATACAACAAAACTTTTGATTGGACTCTGAAGGCAAAGATGATGGGAAAGAAAGCAATAGAATCTGCTAGGATCTTTGTTGAAGAGACTGGAATTAGCAATTCTCTTAGTGCTGAGCAGTTTCTGACAGAAAGAGAGGATATGCTGCAGTCGTTGTTTCCCACAAGCGAACTTATGCCAGGTATGAGGATTAACTAATGGAGATTGGGCACCCTTATCTAATTAACTTAAAGATTGGTGTTGCTATAAACCATGATCTGGTCTAATGGAAACAGAAACTGACATACATACATGGGAAGATGGAGCTTATGTATGTATCTCTTGTAGATACttggtttgttttaatttctaaacATTAATTCTTGACGGAGGGGTGACCTGCTTATTTGTCAAAgattactaaattttttattttgttttcttttgtttaaatataCCAGTATGAATTAGTAACCTGAAGTTTGAAAGTACAGAAACCTGTCTGATgatgatcatcatcatctatTCAGTATGACTCCTATGAATGTTTTTTTGCTTATTTCTATAAACTTCGTAATGTTTATCAAGAtaaacccttttcttcttctttcaacaCGTTTCATGACTAAATTTGTGTCATAAGCTCTCATGAGAGGTGTTTGgagtaaaaataagttatttttaacttattctGATGAGTTTCAAGGCCAAATTTATGGCATAAACTCTTATGTGACTAGTTTATTGAATAACCACTCAATTAAATCTCTTATCGAAACACATCCTAAAGCTTAATTGAATAACTGTTTAATGAAGCTTATTTTCACAATTACACcctcaatatttaattaaacatttgaaTGTCTTAATGCCTTACAGAAAGCATTTGAAAAACAACTGatgcatttattattatttatctttgtcTTATTATTAATGGAGTTCATCACTTCACCTTTATTGATCACAGTAACTCATTCTAATATGTAGGTTCCACTAGTAGCTTGTCAATTTTAGGTAGGAAAACTAGATTGCATCAAGGTATACCGTGAAGTTTTTGTCCTATGAACCATCTGACAGTGGACACATAAAGGATGGCAGTATCTTATAAAATCAGAGTTTATTATACACAAAACTATGTTTCCTTCATACACAGGTTAGGAACAGTAAAATATATGcagataaaaagaagaagaggggacacaattttttttacattagttTGCCTCACTAAACAGTACCATTTAGTCCTTGGTCCACTACCAAATTTTACTATCCAGGTTACAAACAGTGTTTCCCAACACCCAAGTATTCTTTATACTTATCTCTCCCAAGTATTTTCTTATGCAAGCCTCTTATTTTTCGCACACTTACCAAAAGTTAATACAATAAAAGATATCATCATACTATCGATGAGTACacctataatatattatgaaggCAAAAACACTCAGAAGATTTACAACAAGttcaaaaaacattttttttttttaattattaggaATAAATTTGAACAATAACTTTGGCAGCAATCTCTTTTACTTTAGAGCAAGTAggatgtttttatatttgtaaaaatagttGTCGGAGGAGGTCTTCAATTATTGAgaagatagttttttttttggataatgatatttagacaacatttttttgacaacatttgaacattgattgtatgtcaatctgtgattggtcaaaaattactgcacaatcaataataatcacaaacattattgtggagtaatttttgaccaatcacagattgacacgtaatcaatgttcaaatgttgtcaaaaaaatgttgtctaaatatcattatcctttttttttttttaacgttgAAGGCCATCGAATGCAGACATTAAATGTTATCTCCTCGCAACTTGATAGTCAAATGCATAAATAGGTTGTCTTAGAAAACTTCTTGTATTTATCTATGTATTAGGTAATGTTTCCATTCTGTGAGCAATTATCTTGTCCGCAATTACATTTATatgttatctaatttttttttcggatctttcacttttttgatgtagtaaataagtaaaattatcGGTTAGTTCTTCTTACTTGCTTCACCCTCTTGGTTTCAGCAGTTCCCTTATCTTTCTTCAGTCTTTGATCAATTAAGCTGTTATGCATAAAGGTTCATAATTGGTCATCACCTTGCAGAATTGAATCTTTAAACTTGTAATTGTTCTTTGTTTAATGTCTGTATCCTTGTTTAATATAATTGGGTTCCATCCTTTTTATAGACACACGTGGTAAAAACTTGAAAAGATTCATCTCAAAATGGATCTACCTGGGTTGGGATGAGAAGAAATTATATAGGGATATATGTCTGCATCTCAAAATGGATCCTTGTTCAATATAATTGGGCATCTCCCGTCCTTTTTATAGACACAGATTGTAAAAACTTGAAAAGATTCTTCTCAAAATGTATTTACTATGaatgagaagaaaatatatagTGATATATGTGGATTGAATGTCAGAACTTGTACCTTATTTAGTGTAGTTATAAGTTGTGAATTcataaaattcttattaaatgTATTTCTATCATAATTTTGTAGCTGGTGGATGCTTCTATGTGCTACTGATGTTACTGACATCTTATTTCAGTCTTCAAGTAGATTTGTTTTGAAATGCTTGTATTGGTTTGATGGTTATGCTATTGAAAATCTGTTTTTAAGGATGGATAGAATTCCTTCCTTGTGCCATTTTAGCTACATTATGAAACTACATCTCAAGATATTCGGCATGGAAGTATTTTTTTCTCACGATATGTTCTTCATTTTCAATCGGAAATGTACATACTTGTCATATAAAAGCTCCCAATTATTCAAGATTCAATATTCTTGTTAGCCATGGGATCTCTAAGGAGTTTCCTCCACCCAACACACCCACTTACTGCATAAATTTTGTGTCGTTGAACCATAATCATAGATCCAAACTCAAACTCATAAACTATCTCATGTGCTCAAATATCATTGTTAACTAAACTAGTCATTTTATTGTGAAAGCCTTAATCTGTAGTAAATTTGTCAGCCTCGACAGACTAGGtatatacatatacacacacataaatATGAGTTGTGTTCTTTGCAATCATGTGTATTATTGATGTCATGCtccatttttctctctcatagGTGCCAGCCGTTTAGTCAAACATCTACATGCAAAAGGAGTTCCAATTGCTGTGGCAACTGGGTACACTTCAACCATCTCTTTTgtgtatttgattttatttgttgtaaGCTATTTACCATTTATTGTATTTTCGTGGAGAGGAGGGGTTAAGAAGAAGGTATTTATTACCTGCTATGCTAATATCTGTTTCTAAGGATTTGTTATGCAAAGTGTTTTGACAATTTTCCCCACAGTTCTCACAGGCGacattttgaattgaaaactcAAAGACATCGTGAAATCTTCTCTTTGATGCATCATATTGTCCTTGGTGATGACCCAGAAGTTAAACAGGGGAAACCTTCTCCGGATGGATTTCTTGCAGCAGCTAAGAGATTCGAGGTATACCAATTTTTGAATGTGGTTTACTTGAGCAAATTGTCCGAAGATTAAGAGATTACAAAtgccctttttcttttcctaggTTGAATATGGGATTTGGTTTGTTTTACTATTGTATTTCTGACTTTGTTAAGTTTGTAGTCACACATGGTGATGTAGTTTATGTTGAATTGATGTTCAACAGGGTGGACCAGTTGATCCTTGTAACGTTCTTGTTTTTGAAGATGCACCCTCAGGTGTTCTTGCTGCTAAAAATGCTGGAATGTAAGTGGATGAAAGCAttgaatgatattttatattgtcatatttttaaatttaaatgcaatAGACTGTGGTTTCCAAAATACGTCAGCATATGATAGAATGGATAGATAATTTTGTGCAAGATTTAGCAGTTTCAGATCCTGCGTTATATTACTCGCACGGTAGGTGGTTACAAATGTCTGCATCAtgatatatatacaaatatcaaTGATCAGGCTGGAATTGATGAAATCTGTGTTTTCTGTACTCAACAAATTCTTCAAACTAACAATTATGACAAATTGCATCTTTCTATTGTATATATGTTATTAGACTCTTTCCATTTTCACTCACTCTCTCGTATATTGTGTGCATGACTCTGCACATATAATATCTTTATTACATTTGTGTTTGAGGAGTAAAAACCATGGCATATATATGAATATCGGAAGCTGGATAACAGATCCCACTGTCTTTCATGTTCTTGTGATAGCTAAGTTTGAATGTTAATTAAATGCGAGTGGAagttgataatttttataagcAAAATAGTCAGCGAAGCATGAATGCTTGTCACAATTTTCCTGTTAACAAAATGATATTCCTACCATTTATGCAACCTCTAggtttatttttgtcaataaaattttacatttactAGGTTATAGACCATGGATATCCTCCAATTCAAGGGTGATTTATTTTCCCCCTAAAAATCTCTTGCACTGTTTTGGCTCACTGATAGATAGAAATTAGCATGGAGATGTTAGAAAACTCAAAACTGGAGCTAATTTACCACTTAGTTTTGGATCTCATAACTTTCCTCACAATAACAGAGCCATCAGTCTGACTATGTTGagcaattaaataatatgatttgAAAATTGTAAATCATCAGTGACCATACTATACAGTGTGGTCCCTCATAACACCAAATGATGATGTTATTTACACGTTCCTATTTCTTATGACTCATTTCTTATCCATGAGTTGCATGTTATTATGATTAAACATGAATACTTTGTCCAATTATAACATTATCTTCAATTTGTTAATCTTTTCTGGTTACGTATTATGCAGGTCTGCTGTTATGGTCCCTGATCCAAGGCTGGACAAATCATTTCACGATGCAGCAGACCAAGTTTTGAACTCACTGTTGGATTTCAACCCTAGTGAGTGGGCTTTACCTCCTTTTGAAGATAATGCTAGCTAGCTAGCTGAACTTAATTTTCTCTTACTTGCCGTCCATTTTTACAGCGAACAGAAAAAGCTGCATTCGTTTTGTACAACTAAATGACGAGTAATTAATCCATTCTCATAGATTATAGAACCTTTATGTTATTGTTCTGTGTGAATTACAGAATCAATATCGATTTGTGAGATCGTGATAGTCGACATGATTTGCATATTTCTCTCGTGGCATGAAGCGTAAAACGTGATTGATTCGGTTTATTTAGAACGAGTACTTCTCCCTTGTTGTTTCATTGTCAAAATCAACTTGACGGTGACgttatatttttcttgcttgcctTCACACTATTATTAATTAGATATGACAAGTGGTTGTAGTTTTTAAAACTTTGTCCTATTTATATCACTACACATTTATGTATCGGTTCAAATATTCACAGTAAAtcattaaaagtataaaaataaaataataggtgattaaaaattacaaatactttaaaaaaattgattgaaatttcaTTGTCACTATAATTGCAAAGATAAAACAGTTACACACTAAATTATGTTACTGACTAACTCAATGTGTAAGGAATTTCCACATTTTACTTTCATGTTTATACTTGTCCCATTGCACGTGAATACAATGTGCAAACAATGAAAGGTGATTTCAGAAAAGGCTACTAACATTCATTTCAACGATGAACACTcacataagaaaaatataataagggaaaataaagtaattttaagagttaaaaataataatgtatgtcttaactattaatttttttgttgttggagaaactaataagattttttatactaaattttaataaaaaacttattttactttattctttttctatgaACATTAAGTCTTAGAAAATTTGATTGCATTTGAGGAGTTTAATAATATCTGGAAATTTCCAAAGCacttttaagaagaaaaaaaagcatgaaataaaattagtttatgcataagTTAATGGAactctttttctaaattttgtcaTATATTGCGTCTTCTTTTTAGCAAAATGAAGAACAAATTAACCAACCTAAATTTTGTCAAATCTTCAACAGTTTAATATATGTGTAGTCTTTTTTGGCTGATCATGAGGTTGGTCCTCATGAACTAGCTTTATTagttaaatgtttaattaataccaaaaattaattaaacaaaaagcCAGTGTCTTATTTCTCTTTAGCTGTCGTTTTACCGTTTGAATTTAAAGTTACTTTATCCTCTATGGGAGCAATTGCAACAGATAACAATATAGCAAAAGTGATTATTGAATGTCGACAAACCTATAATCGACACCTAGTGAGAAACATAAAAGAGAATTATAGTAAAACATAGAAATCTTGATCAAGTGTTCAGTTAAATAAGATGTCCAAAAAACATTGTTCTCATAAAGTAGAacaaaatatgatgaaaatCATTCATCAAATTTTACGAGATTAAATTAACCTCAAACTcatactataataaaattatacatctGACTTGTTATATTGAGTTTAACGATGCATATTTGGCGCCTAAAATTACtattaattagaatttatttaccAGTTTTTATGGTTTGTAAACTTGTTTTCAAAAAATGTATTGTTTGGATTTTAAAACgaaaaataagatcaaatataattataaacaagTACTGATCAGTAATTAACATTAGGTTGAAAAGgttaattatatcaaattttgcACACACaagatattttgtaattaatcaGAATCAATTACATTCTAAAATTACGTATTTGAGtttcgtttttaaaaatatgaaaaagaatagGTTATCCTTATTTAACACGACTTTATTATAAAGAAACCATTATTAAGATAAACGGCTTTTAACCTTTGAAGCTTGAGTTATGATATGAAtgttaaagtttaaataataactTCAACTCAATTAATTACTTAATCAAAGTCATGCAAATAACATA
This genomic stretch from Vigna radiata var. radiata cultivar VC1973A chromosome 7, Vradiata_ver6, whole genome shotgun sequence harbors:
- the LOC106767499 gene encoding (DL)-glycerol-3-phosphatase 2-like; the encoded protein is MANTAGFLSITKPITHVIFDMDGLLLDTEKFCNEVQEIILNRYNKSFDWNVKVKMLGKKALEAARIFVDETGISEFLSAEQFLIDREDMLQALFPKSELMPGAGRLMRHLHAKGIPICLATSSHKRHFEVKTQRHRELFSLLHHVVVGDDFEVKHGKPSPDIFLAAAKRFEDGPVDPRNILVFEDSPSGVLAAKRAGMSVVMVPDPRLDKSFQKLPDQVLNSLLDFDPVEWGLPPF
- the LOC106767000 gene encoding (DL)-glycerol-3-phosphatase 2, coding for MADLSGVVSVRKPITHVIFDMDGLLLDTEKFYTEVQELILARYNKTFDWTLKAKMMGKKAIESARIFVEETGISNSLSAEQFLTEREDMLQSLFPTSELMPGASRLVKHLHAKGVPIAVATGSHRRHFELKTQRHREIFSLMHHIVLGDDPEVKQGKPSPDGFLAAAKRFEGGPVDPCNVLVFEDAPSGVLAAKNAGMSAVMVPDPRLDKSFHDAADQVLNSLLDFNPSEWALPPFEDNAS